The genome window GACGCTGGATGATTCCACCATCGAAGCCAACAAGCGGTTCTTCGCGAGCAAGGAAGACGTGCCGACCCACGCTGTGACCATGGGCATGGGCAACATCATGCGGGCGAAGCGCCTGATCATGATCATCAGCGGCAACAAGCAGGAAGCAGCCACCAAGCTGCTGATCGAAGACAAGATCGACCCGAAATGCCCCTGCACCTTCATGCGGCTCCATCGGGACGCCACCGTTGTCATCGAGAAAAAACTGGCGGACGAAATCGGATACAAGGGATAAGACTAACAGCACAGGGGACAGCTGCATAAGCGGCTGTCCCTTTTTTCAGGAGGAAACATGTTTCATTTTACCGAAATCGCCCCGGGCGTGAAACACATTCAGGACGCCATGGGCGTCTGCTTTACACTGATCGAGGGAGACAAGCGCGCAATCCTGTTTGATACCGGATACGGGATGGAAGATGTGCAGGCGTATGTGAGAACGCTGACGGACAAGCCGGTGAAGGTATACCTGTCCCACGGACACCATGACCATGTGCTGGGTGCCAGGTGGTTTGGGCAGACCTTGATGGGCGAAGCGGACATGGACGAATTCCGGGAAAGGACCGGTGAGGGACAGCGCAGGAAGGTCATGAAGCAGGCGGAAGGACAGGATGTGCCGGTACCGGACGATTTCATGATTGCGAACATCAGCCTGCCGGAGGCAATATGCTTCAACGGAAAAACCGGGACTTTTGACAGCCTGGAAGAGGACCTGGGCGGCCTGAAAATCCGTGTTATCCTTGTGCCGGGCCATACACCCGGAAGCATTGTGGTTTTCATACCGGCACGGGGACTGCTGCTCACCGGAGATGACTGGAATCCCTGCACCTGGATGTGGTTCCCGACTTCCATGGACGCTTCCGGATGGCGGGAGAATATGAAGACGCTGATCCGGGTGCTGGAAGACGACGGACCGGAAATCAAAACAGTGATCTGTTCACATCAGCCAAAGGCCCGTGACGGAAAAGAGCTGAAAGCCTTCCTGGAGTACATGACGGATGAACGGATGAAAGCGGCACCGGCGGTGGATATGGGTGCGCCTATCGATACACACCAGATTGTGAAGGATCCGGAAGGATGGGTGCTTTTATTTGATCTTCGAAAGATCAGATAAACATGCATCATGAATAATTCAAAGTTTTATACTGAAAAAAACGATACAAATAAACCCGCTTCGATGAATTGAAAGCGAAGCGGGTTTATGTTTTATGAAAATCAGATGCTGAAGAGGAGCTCATCGTAGGTCGGGAACGGCCAATAGCTCCGGTCCGTGAGGGTCTCGAGGGTATCGGCTGACTTCCGGAGATCCGCCATGGCGGGCAGCACGGTATCGTGCATATAGCGGGCATCAGAAAGGGGATCGTCTCCGGCGGGGCGCTCCCGGATGACGGTTTCAAGCCGCAGAAGGTCGCTGTTCAGCTGATCCACTGTGGCACTGAGGGTGGACACCAGTGCCGGACCGCTGGCGCACTCCGCGCCGATTTCCCGGATGTTCCGGGAGGCCGCAGCCATATCACCGGTGAAACGCAGCACCGCGGGCAGGATCTGGCGACGGGCCATCATGATCATGGTGTTGGCTTCGATGGCAATGATCTTGGCGTAGGAATCCAGGCCGATATCCCGGCGGGAACGAAGTTCGGATTCTGAAAGGACCTTGTGGGTCTCAAAGAGGCGGATGTTCTTTTCGTCGGTATAGCAGGGCAGGGCGTCCACGGAAGAATCAAGCCTGCAAAGTCCGCGTCTTTCGGCTTCCTTTACCCATTCGTCAGTATAATTGTTCCCATTGAAAATAATCCGCTTATGATCATGAATTGTCCTGACGATCAGATCGTGAAGCGCGGAACGGAAATCCGACGCGTTTTCCAGCTCGTCAGCGAACTGGCGCAGGCTTTCGGCCACGATGGTGTTCAGGACCACGTTGGCATCGGAAATGGAATCGGAGGAGCCCAGGGAGCGGAACTCAAATTTGTTGCCGGTGAAGGCGAAAGGAGAGGTCCTGTTCCGGTCAGTGGTGTCCTTCGGGAACTTGGGCAGCATATGGACGCCGATGGTCATATCGGTCTTCTCACGGCCGTTATAGATGGAACCGGTTTCCAGGGCTTCCAGGATCTCGGTGAGCTCGTCCCCGAGGAAGATGCTGATGATGGCGGGCGGAGCTTCGCAGCCGCCCAGACGGTGGTCGTTGCCTGCGGAAGCCACAGAGGCGCGGAGCAGATCCTGATAATCGTCCACGGCTTTGATGACCGAGGTCAGGAAGAGCAGGAACTGAGCGCTTTCATGGGGACTGTCGCCGGGCTCCAGCAGATTGTAGCCGGTGTTGGTGGACATGGACCAGTTGTTATGCTTGCCGCTGCCGTTGACGCCGGCGAAAGGCTTCTCGGACAGGAGACAGTGGAGACCGTGTCGGCGGGCAACCTTCTTCATGATCTCCATGGTCAGCTGGTTGTGGTCGCAGGCCACGTTGACGATGGAATGGATAGGCGCCATCTCATGCTGGGCCGGGGCGGTCTCATTATGCTCGGTCTTGGCCAGGACGCCGACCTTCCAGAGTTCTTCATTCAGCTCTGTCATGAACGCCTGGACCCGGGTCTTGATTGTGCCGAAGAAGTGATCGCCCAGCTCCTGTCCCTTGGGGGCAGGTGCGCCAAAGAGCGTGCGGCCGGCGAAAATCAGGTCGCTGCGCTTGTCATACAGTTCTTTTTCAATCAGGAAATACTCCTGCTCAGGACCGACGGTGGGTGTGACGCGCGTGGCATCCAGCCGGCCGAAGAGTTTCAGGATGCGGACAGCCTGTTTGTTGAGCGCTTCCATGGAGCGGAGCAGGGGAGTCTTCTTGTCCAGGGCTTCGCCGCCATAGGAGCAGTATGCCGTGGGGATGCACAGGACGTGCTCCTTGATGAAGGCATAGGAAGTCGGATCCCAGGCAGTGTAGCCGCGAGCCTCAAAAGTGGAGCGCAGGCCGCCGCTGGGCAGGGAGGAAGCGTCCGCTTCGCCGCGGACCAGTTCCTTGCCGGAGAACTCCTGGATCACGCGGCCGCCGTCCACGGGCGTAATGAAAGCGTCGTGCTTTTCCGCGGTGACGGAATTCAAGGGCTGGAACCAGTGGGTATAATGTGTTGCGCCGCGCTCAACAGCCCAGTCTTTCATGGCGTTTGCCACAATGCTGGCAAGCTGGGGATCCAGACGGCGTCCGTCATCAATTGTTTTATGGAGGGCTTTGTATGTCTCCCGGGGAAGACGCTGGCGCATAACGGAATCATTAAACACATTGATACCGAAATTCTCTTCCACAAACGCCATCGGAATCCCACCTTTCATCATCAATAATACATGTCAGTTTAGAAGAGATACGGAAGCGTGTCAAGGGTTTATTTTCAAGAAACAGAGCCATATGGTGCACAGCCGGAAAGAGACCGGAAAAACGTAACAATTAATACATATTTTTTTGTCCCATTTTATGGTATCATATAGTCGCACGCTAAAGTGTGAAATTGAGCGGGAAGTGACGTTATGTTTGAACCAAAAATCAGAAACAGTCAGACCGATCTGCTGATGAAAGCAATCCTTACGCTGGAAAGCGAGGAAGATGCCTACCGCTTCTTTGAGGATATCTGTACGATTCCCGAGATCAAGAGCATCAGCCAGAGGCTGGAAGTGGCCTACCTGCTTGACAGGAAGGAAACCTACCAGAAGATCGCGGAAGAGACAGGCGCGTCCAGCGCCACCATCTCCAGGGTCAACCGCTCTCTTTCATACGGAGCGGACGGCTACCGCCGTGTTCTTGATGCAATGGGAGAGAAAAAATAAGCATGGATCTGACAGCATTAAACCCTGAACAACGCAGAGCCGCTGAGACACTGGAAGGACCTGTACTGATCCTGGCCGGTGCCGGAAGCGGCAAAACACGCGCACTTACATACCGTGTTGCCAATCTGATTGACCATGGAGTACCGGCTTATTCCATCCTGGCACTGACCTTCACAAACAAGGCTGCCAGGGAAATGAAATCCAGGGTACAGAGCCTGATTGGCGAAGAGCAGGCTGAGACCGCCTGGATCAGCACTTTCCATTCCACCTGCGCACGCATTCTGCGCAGAGATATTGAAAAGATCGGATACAGCCGATCCTTTACGATCTATGATGACGATGACCAGCAGCGTGTGCTGAAAGAAATCCTGAAGCAGCAGAATATTGATGATAAATTCCTGCCTGTACGGGAAATACGCTCAAAGATCAGTGATGCCAAGAACAGGATGCTCATGTCGGATGAGTGGTTCGCCAAATCCGCGCGTGACCGGAGAGCATCCATGATTCATGATGTGATGACAGAATATGAAAAGCGCATGAAAACACTGAATGCGCTTGATTTTGATGATCTTCTCCTGAAGACGCTCATCCTCCTTGCTGATCACCCGCCTGTGCTGGATATGTACCGCAGACGTTTCCGCTATGTCATGGTGGACGAGTATCAGGATACGAACCGGACACAGTATGAACTCATCCGGCTGCTGACCGCTGAAAGCCGGAACCTGTGCGTTGTCGGTGACGATGACCAGAGCATTTACGGGTGGCGCGGGGCGGATATCCGGAATATCCTTGATTTTGAAAAAGATTATCCTGACGCGACCGTGATCAAACTGGAGCAGAATTACCGTTCCACAGGGAACATACTGGATGCCGCAAACCAGGTGATCGCCCACAATGCGGACCGAAAGGATAAAACGCTGTGGACTGAACACGGGGAAGGTGACAAAATCACCTGTTACTGCGCGCAGGATGAACGTGAAGAAGCGGCCTGGATCATCCAGCAGATACAGGAACTGAAAAAAACAGGAATACAGTACGGGGATATCGCCCTGCTCTACCGGACAAACGCCCAGAGCCGTATTCCCGAAGAAGTACTGATGCAGGCCGGGATCCCGTACCGCGTTTTCGGCGGTCAGAAGTTCTATGAAAGAAAAGAAATCAAGGATATCCTGGCCTATCTCCGTGTGATTGCCAATCCCGCGGACGATATATCCCTGACAAGGATTATCAATGTTCCCAAACGTTCCATCGGCGACAGTACCGTGCAAACGCTGACAGAATATGCTGCCAGGCAGGGGGTGCCGATTTATGCGGTTCTGGCTGATCTTCCTGAAGAACTGGGAAGCCGTGCCAGGAACAGCGTTTCTGAATTCTTCCGCATGATGATCATGCTTTGTGCCATGAAGGAAACCATGGAACTGGAAGAATTTGTGGACACAATGATCCGCATCACAGGACTGGAGGAACAATACAGGAAAGAAGATACTGAGGAATCCATGAACCGCATTGAAAACATTCAGGAATTCCGCGGTTCAGTGCATGAATTTGCCACACTCGGCGAACAGCCCACCCTGGAGGCCTATCTGGAAAATGTCGCGCTGGTGACGGACCTGGACCGGGCTGAAGACCAGAGCGGCTATGTCACGATGATGACGCTTCATTCCGCAAAGGGCCTGGAATTTGACAATGTGTTTATTCCCGGAATGGAGGAAGGCATTTTCCCTTCTTCCAGAAGCCTGGAAGAAGACAACCGGCTCGAAGAGGAAAGAAGACTGATGTATGTGGGCATTACAAGGGCCAGGAAACGCCTTTATTTGTCACGGGCTTCAGAAAGAATGCTGTATAACCAGTACAGCCATAATCCGCCGAGCCGTTTCCTGGAAGAGATTCCGGCGAGACTCATCAGGGAGGAATTCTCAGCAGCCGCACGCGGCGGATACAGGAGAAACAATGAGCGGAGTGCTGTCCGGAGAGATGAATATACCGGATGGGAAAGCGATGATTTCGTACAGGAAGCCCCAAAGCACATTCCGCTTTCGAACCTGGGAAAGCCCAAACTGAAACTGAACGGACTGAACCTGAACAGCATTCCGGGCGTTTCGAAGGGCTTTGCCGGCAGTACGGCAAATGCGCTCGCGGGCTCAGCCATGCAAAAGCTGTTCAGTCCCGGAGACCGTGTCAGGCATCCCAAATTCGGCTTTGGCAATGTGATCAGCGTATCCGGCAGCGGTTCGGACGCAAGGATCAGGATCACGTTTGAAACAGCCGGGGAAAGAGAGCTGTCACTGGCAGTGGCCCCGATTGTAAAGGTGGAGGAAAAGGAATGAACGAAGCACAGGAAAGGATGCAGGAACTTGTCAGAAAACTGAATGAAACTGCGTATGCCTACTATGTGCTGGACAATCCTGTTATTTCCGACATGCAGTGGGACCGCCTTTATGATGAGCTGAAAAAGCTGGAGGCGGAAACCGGTATCATCCTGCCGGATTCCCCGACGCAGAAAGTCGGCGGCGATCCGCTGAAGGGGTTTGAGGAGCACAGGCATATTACCCGCCTGTGGTCGCTGGACAAGGTCCAGAGCCTGGAAGAACTGGAAGCCTGGATCCAGCGTACGGAGAAACTGGCAGAAGCAAAAGACCTCCAGTACTACGTCGAGTATAAATTTGACGGATTAACGCTGAATCTTACCTATCGGGACGGCGAACTGGTACAGGCTGCCACCCGTGGCAACGGTGTTACCGGAGAAGCCATCCTGCCGCAGGCCAGGACGATCCACAGTGTGCCCAGGAAAATCCCTTATAAAGGCCTGCTGGAGGTACAGGGTGAATGCATCATGAGGCTCAGCACCCTGGAGAAATACAACAAGACAGCAAAGGAACCCCTCAAGAACGCAAGAAACGCCGCCGCGGGAGCACTGCGCAACCTTGATCCGAGGGTAACGGCCTCCCGTCACCTGGATGCCTTTTTCTACCAGGTCGGTACGATTGAGAACCCGCCTTATGACAGCCAGCCGGGAATGCTTGACTTCCTGCGGGAAAACGGTTTCCAGGTCAGCCCCTATCTCGGAAGCAGCAGGGGCAGAGAGGCACTGGAAGCCTGTATCCGGGAAATAGAACAGAGCCGGAGCCAGCTGGACTGGCTGATCGACGGCGTTGTGATCAAAGTCGGTGATTATGCCCTGCGGGAACGGATGGGATATACCGAAAAATACCCGCGATGGGGTGTCGCGTATAAATTCAAAGCGGAAGAATGTGTGACAAAACTCCTGGATGTGACATGGGAGCTGGGACGAACAGGAAAACTGACTCCGCTTGCCCATCTGGAGCCTGTGGATTTTTACGGCGTAACGGTACGCAAAGCCACCCTCAACAACCTGGGCGATATCCAGCGGAAAGACGTGGCGATCGGCTGCAATGTATGGATTCGCAGAAGCAATGACGTCATCCCAGAAATCATGGGACGCGCCGGAGACGCAACGGAAGATGAGAAGCCCATCCTGAAACCTGAATTCTGTCCGGCCTGCGGATCAAAACTGATCGAACGCGGTGCCCATCTGTTCTGCATGAACCGGGAAACCTGCCGTCCGCAGGCTGTGGCGCGGCTGGCGCATTTTGCCGGACGGGAAGCCATGGACATAGACGGGTTCAGCGAAAAGACTGCCGGACAGCTGTATGACCAGATGGGAATCCGGCAGCCTGCGGACCTGTATGCACTGACCCCCATGGATTTCCTGATGCTGGACGGCTTTAAGGAAAAGAAAGCCGGGAACCTGGCGGATGCGCTTGAAAAGAGCAAGCACTGTGAGCTGGACGCGTTCCTGTTTGCGCTCGGGATTCCCAATGTGGGACGGAAAACAGCCAGGGACCTGGCACAGCGTTTCGGTACCCTGGAAAGACTGAAGGCAGCAGATGAGGAAGCCCTTACCGCCATTCCGGATATTGGGGATATTGTCGCGGCAAGCGTGACGGAATACTTCAGTTTCCCGGAAAACAACCAGATGATCGACCGGCTGATTGCGGCAGGGGTGCATCCGAAGGAAATGGCAGCGGCATCTGAAGGAGCCTTTTCCGGGATGAGTATTGTGGTTACCGGAACACTTCCGACACTCAGCCGGAAGGAAGCGGAAGACCTGATCCGAAGCCGGGGTGGAAACGCGGCCGGTTCTGTAAGCAAAAAAACAGCCTTTGTGGTTGTTGGAGAGGATGCGGGCAGCAAGCTGAGCAAAGCCCAGAGCCTTGGCATCGAAACCATAGACGAGGCAGAACTGCTCAGGAGAGCAGGAGTGTAAGGAGAGCAAAACGAATGTTTTCAGGTATAACAAGTATTCTGGACGGGTTAAGAACTGACCCGAGCGGTACGATCATCACATTTTTATATGTGGCTGTATGCATTTTGTTCAGCCTGATTATTCATGAGTGCGCCCATGGATATGTGGCCCTTAAATGCGGAGACCCGACGGCCAAATGGCTTGGGAGGCTCACCCTGAACCCGGCAAAACACCTGGATCCGCTTGGTACAATCTGCATGGTTTTTCTGCGCGTCGGCTGGGCAAAACCTGTTCCTGTCAATCCCCGCAATTTCCGTCATTACCGGAGGGACTACATTTTCGTCTCACTGGCAGGTATTGTGACCAACCTGATTGTTTGCCTGCTCAGTCTGATTATCTCAGCCGTTATGGCCAGGTTTATCTGGAAGCCGGAGATTATCAGGGAAATAGCGGATATGGGGGAAAGATCCATACTGATCAATGTTTATGACGGCAGCTTTGCAGCTGCAGTGTATTCAGGGTTGTATTCCTACTTTGGAAGCTATGCCCAGGTGCCCTGGCTGATGTATATTCAGAGGTTATTCCTGATACTGGCGCAGATGAATCTCGGCCTGGCTGTGTTCAACCTTCTTCCTGTACCGCCGCTGGACGGTTTCCGTGTGTTTGATCAGTTTGTGTTCAAGGGACGCCTTGCCCTGACGCCGCAGATGATGCAGATGATCCACACAGGTTTCCTGATTGTCTGTATGAGCGGACTTCTTACAGGCTTGCTGACAACAGTAAACAGCGCAGTGATGGGCGTGTTCTCATCTGTCATCT of Aristaeella lactis contains these proteins:
- a CDS encoding MBL fold metallo-hydrolase, which produces MFHFTEIAPGVKHIQDAMGVCFTLIEGDKRAILFDTGYGMEDVQAYVRTLTDKPVKVYLSHGHHDHVLGARWFGQTLMGEADMDEFRERTGEGQRRKVMKQAEGQDVPVPDDFMIANISLPEAICFNGKTGTFDSLEEDLGGLKIRVILVPGHTPGSIVVFIPARGLLLTGDDWNPCTWMWFPTSMDASGWRENMKTLIRVLEDDGPEIKTVICSHQPKARDGKELKAFLEYMTDERMKAAPAVDMGAPIDTHQIVKDPEGWVLLFDLRKIR
- a CDS encoding glutamine synthetase III family protein, with amino-acid sequence MAFVEENFGINVFNDSVMRQRLPRETYKALHKTIDDGRRLDPQLASIVANAMKDWAVERGATHYTHWFQPLNSVTAEKHDAFITPVDGGRVIQEFSGKELVRGEADASSLPSGGLRSTFEARGYTAWDPTSYAFIKEHVLCIPTAYCSYGGEALDKKTPLLRSMEALNKQAVRILKLFGRLDATRVTPTVGPEQEYFLIEKELYDKRSDLIFAGRTLFGAPAPKGQELGDHFFGTIKTRVQAFMTELNEELWKVGVLAKTEHNETAPAQHEMAPIHSIVNVACDHNQLTMEIMKKVARRHGLHCLLSEKPFAGVNGSGKHNNWSMSTNTGYNLLEPGDSPHESAQFLLFLTSVIKAVDDYQDLLRASVASAGNDHRLGGCEAPPAIISIFLGDELTEILEALETGSIYNGREKTDMTIGVHMLPKFPKDTTDRNRTSPFAFTGNKFEFRSLGSSDSISDANVVLNTIVAESLRQFADELENASDFRSALHDLIVRTIHDHKRIIFNGNNYTDEWVKEAERRGLCRLDSSVDALPCYTDEKNIRLFETHKVLSESELRSRRDIGLDSYAKIIAIEANTMIMMARRQILPAVLRFTGDMAAASRNIREIGAECASGPALVSTLSATVDQLNSDLLRLETVIRERPAGDDPLSDARYMHDTVLPAMADLRKSADTLETLTDRSYWPFPTYDELLFSI
- a CDS encoding YerC/YecD family TrpR-related protein, producing the protein MFEPKIRNSQTDLLMKAILTLESEEDAYRFFEDICTIPEIKSISQRLEVAYLLDRKETYQKIAEETGASSATISRVNRSLSYGADGYRRVLDAMGEKK
- a CDS encoding UvrD-helicase domain-containing protein, giving the protein MDLTALNPEQRRAAETLEGPVLILAGAGSGKTRALTYRVANLIDHGVPAYSILALTFTNKAAREMKSRVQSLIGEEQAETAWISTFHSTCARILRRDIEKIGYSRSFTIYDDDDQQRVLKEILKQQNIDDKFLPVREIRSKISDAKNRMLMSDEWFAKSARDRRASMIHDVMTEYEKRMKTLNALDFDDLLLKTLILLADHPPVLDMYRRRFRYVMVDEYQDTNRTQYELIRLLTAESRNLCVVGDDDQSIYGWRGADIRNILDFEKDYPDATVIKLEQNYRSTGNILDAANQVIAHNADRKDKTLWTEHGEGDKITCYCAQDEREEAAWIIQQIQELKKTGIQYGDIALLYRTNAQSRIPEEVLMQAGIPYRVFGGQKFYERKEIKDILAYLRVIANPADDISLTRIINVPKRSIGDSTVQTLTEYAARQGVPIYAVLADLPEELGSRARNSVSEFFRMMIMLCAMKETMELEEFVDTMIRITGLEEQYRKEDTEESMNRIENIQEFRGSVHEFATLGEQPTLEAYLENVALVTDLDRAEDQSGYVTMMTLHSAKGLEFDNVFIPGMEEGIFPSSRSLEEDNRLEEERRLMYVGITRARKRLYLSRASERMLYNQYSHNPPSRFLEEIPARLIREEFSAAARGGYRRNNERSAVRRDEYTGWESDDFVQEAPKHIPLSNLGKPKLKLNGLNLNSIPGVSKGFAGSTANALAGSAMQKLFSPGDRVRHPKFGFGNVISVSGSGSDARIRITFETAGERELSLAVAPIVKVEEKE
- the ligA gene encoding NAD-dependent DNA ligase LigA codes for the protein MNEAQERMQELVRKLNETAYAYYVLDNPVISDMQWDRLYDELKKLEAETGIILPDSPTQKVGGDPLKGFEEHRHITRLWSLDKVQSLEELEAWIQRTEKLAEAKDLQYYVEYKFDGLTLNLTYRDGELVQAATRGNGVTGEAILPQARTIHSVPRKIPYKGLLEVQGECIMRLSTLEKYNKTAKEPLKNARNAAAGALRNLDPRVTASRHLDAFFYQVGTIENPPYDSQPGMLDFLRENGFQVSPYLGSSRGREALEACIREIEQSRSQLDWLIDGVVIKVGDYALRERMGYTEKYPRWGVAYKFKAEECVTKLLDVTWELGRTGKLTPLAHLEPVDFYGVTVRKATLNNLGDIQRKDVAIGCNVWIRRSNDVIPEIMGRAGDATEDEKPILKPEFCPACGSKLIERGAHLFCMNRETCRPQAVARLAHFAGREAMDIDGFSEKTAGQLYDQMGIRQPADLYALTPMDFLMLDGFKEKKAGNLADALEKSKHCELDAFLFALGIPNVGRKTARDLAQRFGTLERLKAADEEALTAIPDIGDIVAASVTEYFSFPENNQMIDRLIAAGVHPKEMAAASEGAFSGMSIVVTGTLPTLSRKEAEDLIRSRGGNAAGSVSKKTAFVVVGEDAGSKLSKAQSLGIETIDEAELLRRAGV
- a CDS encoding site-2 protease family protein — its product is MFSGITSILDGLRTDPSGTIITFLYVAVCILFSLIIHECAHGYVALKCGDPTAKWLGRLTLNPAKHLDPLGTICMVFLRVGWAKPVPVNPRNFRHYRRDYIFVSLAGIVTNLIVCLLSLIISAVMARFIWKPEIIREIADMGERSILINVYDGSFAAAVYSGLYSYFGSYAQVPWLMYIQRLFLILAQMNLGLAVFNLLPVPPLDGFRVFDQFVFKGRLALTPQMMQMIHTGFLIVCMSGLLTGLLTTVNSAVMGVFSSVISMLI